In Temnothorax longispinosus isolate EJ_2023e chromosome 2, Tlon_JGU_v1, whole genome shotgun sequence, one DNA window encodes the following:
- the Borcs5 gene encoding BLOC-1-related complex subunit 5: MGSEQSSQNSNQGANSGKTRTSQLRRGKSVPNRERVPEDTPPRCISPGASICSDSDLPYISYTVNRPIGDSPKMTNKQSQLYRGKSIGAGEFSRRKNSPGTTNHNHRKMNTDNRAHNIVVVKPAQADPTADKDPDIVKLQSIPMFLPIMRGTLNLPPGVRDPEVLERLDPVGLFNLCARYQHHLNTNAQIIAAEQATLCTNMEVEFGKVLNLAVDRQKRFARFAEQMNKVHDLSRQLTRCHSLLNQTLESLETLNNLLPVEERLEPFVWTTG, from the exons ATGGGGTCCGAGCAAAGCTCTCAGAATAGTAACCAAGGTGCCAACAGTGGAAAAACAAGGACGAGTCAACTCAGACGTGGCAAAAGCGTTCCAAATCGTGAGAGAGTGCCAGAGGATACTCCACCAAGGTGTATCAGTCCTGGCGCCAGCATTTGTTCTGATTCCGACCTGCCGTATATTTCTTATACAGTGAATCGACCTATCGGAGATTCACCAAAGATGACGAACAAACAATCACAACTCTACAGAGGGAAGAGTATTGGAGCTGGGGAATTTTCGAGGCGGAAAAACAGCCCAGGCACAACAAATCACAA TCACAGGAAAATGAATACGGACAACAGGGCACACAATATCGTAGTGGTGAAGCCAGCTCAAGCAGACCCTACAGCAGACAAGGATCCTGACATAGTGAAACTACAGAGTATCCCGATGTTCCTGCCGATCATGCGTGGCACGTTGAACCTACCACCGGGTGTACGCGATCCGGAGGTCCTGGAGAGGCTTGATCCTGTCGGTCTGTTCAATCTGTGCGCGCGTTATCAACATCATCTCAATACGAATGCGCAGATAATAGCAGCCGAGCAAGCCACTTTGTGTACCAATATGGAAGTGGAATTTGGCAAAGTGCTGAATCTCGCTGTGGATCGACAGAAGAGATTCGCTAGGTTCGCGGAGCAGATGAACAAAGTGCACGATCTCAGCCGTCAGCTCACTAGATGCCATTCGCTCCTCAATCAAACCCTCGAGAGCCTCGAAACGCTTAACAATCTGTTGCCAGTAGAAGAGAGGCTCGAGCCCTTCGTCTGGACCACAGGCTAA
- the LOC139808948 gene encoding coiled-coil domain-containing protein 137, whose product MGRKIPGKKHRGVKDPEKQRAKRMAELELCTNTAPKNVDEQAIPKSLERVIKLKEAAKTSGNISKRKRKKKNALICVGLQHHKPNPKGKPEKVTPVFQQRPGESGRQFMHRVSKETHDFLKEIAFEKKYGVQIERDSNTGEIQGLTKCKREKDDVEALQAKHKNITRKKKVAEPSATLTKSDKRKLKLRMKKEKELENRDEFERLQDKVIFGEVAHEPPRLKIKSKKMDENRKPKNLLLSSLLESPKEVSSAPKVINRSGKRKHLPETERRRLEKRQSEAIAAYRQLKSQRLANRSD is encoded by the exons ATGGGCCGCAAGATACCGGGGAAGAAGCATCGGGGTGTCAAGGATCCCGAGAAGCAGCGCGCTAAGCGCATGGCGGA GTTAGAATTGTGCACGAATACGGCGCCGAAAAACGTGGACGAGCAGGCGATCCCGAAGAGCCTGGAGCGCGTGATTAAATTGAAGGAAGCTGCGAAGACCAGCGGCAACATCTCGAAGaggaaacgaaagaaaaagaatgcgCTTATCTGTGTGGGGCTACAGCATCATAAACCAAATCCAAAAGGAAAGCCAGAGAAAGTTACACCAGTATTTCAACAGCGACCAGGCGAGTCCGGTAGGCAATTCATGCACAGGGTGTCCAAAGAAACGCACGATTTTCTCAAGGAAATAGCATTTGAGAAGAAGTATGGTGTCCAGATTGAGCGGGATTCGAATACTGGCGAAATTCAAGGTTTAACAAAATGCAAACGTGAAAAGGATGATGTAGAAGCGTTACAAGCGAAGCATAAGAATATTACCAGGAAAAAGAAGGTAGCTGAGCCTTCAGCTACCTTAACAAAAAGCGATAAGCGGAAACTGAAGCTGCgtatgaagaaagaaaaggaactGGAAAATCGTGATGAGTTTGAGAGGTTGCAAGACAAGGTTATTTTTGGCGAAGTTGCCCACGAACCACCCAGATTAAAAATCAAGTCCAAAAAAATGGATGAGAATAGAAAGCCGAAGAATTTATTGTTGAGTTCGTTATTGGAAAGTCCTAAAGAGGTTTCTTCTGCTCCTAAAGTGATTAATCGTTCTGGAAAGAGGAAACATTTACCTGAAACAGAAAGAAGAAGACTAGAGAAGAGACAGAGTGAAGCTATTGCAGCCTACAGACAATTGAAGTCTCAGCGATTGGCTAATAGAAGCGACTAG